Below is a genomic region from Abyssisolibacter fermentans.
AGAACTAGAAAAAGATCATGATAAGAATTTTAGATTTACTATTACTACTAATGCTGTTTTATTAGACAAGCCTAAAATGGAGTTCATTAATGAACACATGAGTAATGTAGTTCTTAGCTTAGATGGTAGAAAAGAAGTTAATGATTATATGAGAGTAACAATAAATAATAAAGGAAGTTATGATTCAATTATCTCTAATATAGCAGAGATGGTTAAAATGAGAGGCGATAAGGATTATTTTGTTAGAGGTACCTTTACTTCTAAAAATCTTGATTTTAGTGAGGATGCAAAACATTTTTATGATTTAGGCTTTAAGAAAACTTCTATTGAACCTGTAGTTACAGATTTAAAAAATGATTATGCAATAAGAGATGAACATTTAGAGACTATTTTAAAAGAATATGAAAAATTATCTAAATTTTATTTAGATATTAAAAAGAAAGCTGATAATTTTTCGTTTTTCCATTTTAATATTGATTTAAATCAAGGTCCATGTATATATAAAAGATTATCTGGATGTGGTGCTGGCTCTGAATATATGGCTGTTACACCGGAAGGAGATTTATATCCATGTCATCAATTTGTTGGAGATACTAAATTTAGAATGGGAAATGTTTATGATGGTATAATAAATACTGACATAAGAGATAGCTTTAAAAAAGTAAATGTTTTAAGTAAAGAAGATTGTAGCCAGTGCTGGGCAAGATACTATTGCAGTGGTGGTTGCCATGCAAATGCTTATTATTCTAATGGTGATATAAGCAAGCCTTATAAAGTTGGTTGTGAAATGGAAAGAAAAAGAATTGAATGTGCAATATCAGTGAATGCTAATTTATTGCAGGAGGAATAGTTATATGCTCATTGAATATGATGGAGAAATTCCTCAATATCATAATTCATGTTTTATTGCAGATAGTGCAGCAGTAATAGGAAATGTTGAATTAGGAGAAAATACAAGTATATGGTATAATTGTGTATTAAGAGGAGATGTAAATGCAATAAAAATAGGTAATAACACTAATATTCAGGATGGAAGTGTAATACATGTAAATGATACAATTCCTACTGTTGTTGGAGATTGTGTCACAGTAGGTCATAAAGCTATACTTCATTCTTGTAAAATTGGAAATAATGTTTTAGTAGGTATGGGATCAATAATACTTGATGGCTCAGAAATAGAAGATAATGTACTAATTGGAGCTGGTAGTGTTGTTACACCTGGTAAAAAAATACCATCTGGTTCTTTAGTTTTGGGTTCTCCAGCTAGAGTTATAAGAGAATTAACTGAAGATGAAATATGTAAGTTAAAAGAATCAGCAAAAGATTATGTAATTTATGCTCAAAAGCATAAGAAATAATATTAAAGTAATTTTTACTAAGAATTATTAATCATTAAGGAGGAGGAAAAAATGAACAAAAGAAATGCAGTAATATTTCTTTTAATTATAGCTGTAGTTGGGATGTTAACATATAGTTCCTTTTATGGCTTAAATCTTGGCAAATTTGAATTAGTTCCAGTAAAGGATGATATAAAGTTAGGACTGGATTTAGAGGGTGGAGTATTCGTAGTTTTAGAAGCTCAAACAGATTTAACTGGTGAAGATCTTAAGGAAAAAATGATTGAAGCTAAGTCTATAATTAGTGAAAGGGTTGATGGACTTGGAGTTACACAACCAGTTATTGTTATAGAAGGTGATAAGAGAATTAGAATAGAGCTTCCTGGTATAAAAAATACACAAGATGCTTTAGATATGATAGGCAAGACTGCTAAGTTAGAATTTACAGACCCACAAGGCAATGTGGTTTTAACAGGTGAAAATGTTCGTAAATCTAAAATGGGATTTGACCAATATAAAAAACCAGCTGTAGATTTACAATTTGATAAAGATGGTGCTAAAAAATTTGCTGAGCTAACTAAGATACTAAGTACCAAATCTACTGATGAGGAGAGAGTTATTCCTATTATACTTGACGGAAAACCAATTTCTGTTCCAGTATTACAACGAGGTTTGATAATATCAGATGGTAAAGCTCAAATAACTGGTAAATTCACAGTGGACGAAGCATCAAATTTAGCAACATTAATAAGAGCAGGTGCATTACCATTAGAAATGAAAGAAATGGAATCATCAGTTATTGGACCTACTTTAGGTTTAGAATCGTTAGATAAAAGTGTTTATGCTGCAGGAATTGGTCTAATAGGAATATTCTTATTCATGATTATCATGTACAGAATCCCAGGCTTCATAGCTGATATTGCCTTAACTATATTTATATTATTAGTATTAGGTTCAATGATACTAATGAAAGCATCATTGACTTTACCTGGTATAGCAGGTTTAATATTATCAATTGGTATGGCTGTTGATGCAAATGTAGTAATATTTGAAAGAATTAAAGAAGAATTAAGAGCGGGCAAGACAATTCGTTCTGCAGTGGATGCAGGTTTTAAAAGGGCAATAAAAACTGTTATGGATGCTAATATTACAACTTTAATTGCAGGTATTGTTTTATTCTATTTTGGAACTGGTCCAATAAAAGGTTTTGCAGTAACATTAGTAATAGGTATAATTGCTTCGCTGATAACTGCTGTCTTTGTTACAAAATATCTGCTTAAGTTAATTATTAGTTTAAATATTACTAAAAATAACAAGTTATATGGAGCATAGGAGGGAGAATAGTGAATATAATTAAGAAAAGAAACTTGTTTTTTGCAATATCATGCTTATTAATTATAATAGGATTAGTTGTGCTTATAACAAGTGGATTTAATTATGCTATAGATTTTACTGGAGGAACACTTTTACAAATAGAAATGGGAAAAACAATAGAAGTAAGTGAAATAAGAGAGATAACAGATGAATTTGATGCTAAAGCTGAAATTATCCATGCAGGAGAAAACAAAAGTCAAGTAATAATAAAGACTATAGTCGACTTGGATAATAAAAAGAGACAAGAAGTATTCGGTAAGTTTCAAGAAAAATATGAGTTAACTGAAGATGACTTATTACAAGCTAGAAA
It encodes:
- the scfB gene encoding thioether cross-link-forming SCIFF peptide maturase, producing MLKIHKFEQNGKKIVLDINSGAVHIIDDLIWDILDLFEEYDKKDIIAKLENKYNRQSIEEGIAEVEYLVDKGILYSESNYPEDLDYNKNNLVKALCLHVAHDCNLRCKYCFASQGDYNEEERLLMPLEVGKKALDYLVQNSGSRRNLEVDFFGGEPLMNFDVVKELVYYGRELEKDHDKNFRFTITTNAVLLDKPKMEFINEHMSNVVLSLDGRKEVNDYMRVTINNKGSYDSIISNIAEMVKMRGDKDYFVRGTFTSKNLDFSEDAKHFYDLGFKKTSIEPVVTDLKNDYAIRDEHLETILKEYEKLSKFYLDIKKKADNFSFFHFNIDLNQGPCIYKRLSGCGAGSEYMAVTPEGDLYPCHQFVGDTKFRMGNVYDGIINTDIRDSFKKVNVLSKEDCSQCWARYYCSGGCHANAYYSNGDISKPYKVGCEMERKRIECAISVNANLLQEE
- the secD gene encoding protein translocase subunit SecD, translating into MNKRNAVIFLLIIAVVGMLTYSSFYGLNLGKFELVPVKDDIKLGLDLEGGVFVVLEAQTDLTGEDLKEKMIEAKSIISERVDGLGVTQPVIVIEGDKRIRIELPGIKNTQDALDMIGKTAKLEFTDPQGNVVLTGENVRKSKMGFDQYKKPAVDLQFDKDGAKKFAELTKILSTKSTDEERVIPIILDGKPISVPVLQRGLIISDGKAQITGKFTVDEASNLATLIRAGALPLEMKEMESSVIGPTLGLESLDKSVYAAGIGLIGIFLFMIIMYRIPGFIADIALTIFILLVLGSMILMKASLTLPGIAGLILSIGMAVDANVVIFERIKEELRAGKTIRSAVDAGFKRAIKTVMDANITTLIAGIVLFYFGTGPIKGFAVTLVIGIIASLITAVFVTKYLLKLIISLNITKNNKLYGA
- a CDS encoding gamma carbonic anhydrase family protein, with amino-acid sequence MLIEYDGEIPQYHNSCFIADSAAVIGNVELGENTSIWYNCVLRGDVNAIKIGNNTNIQDGSVIHVNDTIPTVVGDCVTVGHKAILHSCKIGNNVLVGMGSIILDGSEIEDNVLIGAGSVVTPGKKIPSGSLVLGSPARVIRELTEDEICKLKESAKDYVIYAQKHKK